From one Diorhabda carinulata isolate Delta chromosome 12, icDioCari1.1, whole genome shotgun sequence genomic stretch:
- the LOC130900091 gene encoding uncharacterized protein LOC130900091 encodes MDYRIVRIILKIVEVILCLIGLVLLEHTTVFFDRWTYEMLVLVFGGYFVICLNILFTVYMEEEFSELSDKVFMALGACLSLTAGIFTLMRYVKRDNTEKIWFYTSKLTRSMELPICIISLMLFIVFVADILSAKMINED; translated from the exons ATGGATTATAGAATTGTacgaataatattgaaaatagtagAAGTT aTATTATGTTTGATTGGACTGGTTTTGTTAGAACATACAACGGTATTTTTTGACAGATGGACATACGAAATGCTAGTACTGGTTTTCGGTGGTTATTTCGTCATATGCTTGAATATCCTTTTCACTGTTTACATGGAAGAAGAATTCAGCGAGTTATCGGATAAAGTATTCATGGCCCTTGGAGCTTGTTTATCTCTAACTGCAG GAATCTTCACATTAATGAGATATGTCAAAAGAgataatactgaaaaaatatggttttataCATCGAAGTTAACTAGATCAATGGAGTTACCTATTTGTATAATATCTTTGATGTTGTTTATTGTATTTGTTGCTGATATTCTTTCAGCAAAAATGATTAATGAAGATTAG